A section of the Rhodobacter sp. genome encodes:
- a CDS encoding histidinol-phosphate transaminase, which yields MSDTIRVQPGIMDIALYVSGESTLKGRDDVLKLSSNENPYGPSPLAAAAFAAAAGQLHRYPATDHAGLRAAIGGVHGLDPDRIICGVGSDEVLQFIAQAFAGPGDEAITTAHGFSMYPILAHAVGATPVEVPERDRVVDVDAILAAVGPRTRLVFIANPANPTGTMVPDTALRRLAQGLPADVVLVLDGAYAEFAQGYDGGAELVDAHPNVIMTRTFSKIHGLGGLRIGWGYAQRAVIDVLNRIRQPFNLSNAQLGAAEAAVRDVAYTRWCATENARWRAWLRAALVQMGIGCDESHANFVLARFASADEADAADAALKADGILVRKVAGYKLPECLRITVGDEAACRRIVGVLAAFKGVR from the coding sequence ATGAGCGATACCATCCGTGTGCAGCCTGGGATCATGGACATCGCGCTCTATGTCAGCGGCGAGAGCACGCTGAAGGGGCGCGACGACGTGTTGAAGCTGTCGTCGAACGAGAACCCCTATGGCCCGTCGCCCCTGGCGGCTGCGGCCTTTGCGGCGGCGGCGGGGCAGTTGCACCGGTATCCCGCCACGGATCACGCCGGGCTGCGCGCAGCGATCGGCGGCGTGCACGGGCTGGACCCCGACCGGATCATCTGCGGCGTGGGCTCGGACGAGGTTCTGCAATTCATCGCCCAGGCCTTTGCCGGTCCCGGCGACGAGGCGATCACCACGGCGCACGGCTTTTCGATGTATCCGATCCTGGCCCATGCCGTCGGCGCCACCCCGGTCGAGGTGCCCGAGAGGGACCGCGTGGTCGATGTGGACGCTATTCTGGCGGCGGTCGGTCCGCGCACGCGGCTGGTGTTCATCGCCAACCCGGCCAATCCCACCGGCACGATGGTGCCTGACACTGCGCTGCGGCGCCTGGCGCAGGGGCTGCCGGCGGACGTGGTGCTGGTGCTGGACGGCGCCTATGCCGAGTTTGCCCAGGGGTATGACGGCGGCGCGGAGCTGGTCGATGCCCATCCGAACGTCATCATGACGCGAACCTTTTCCAAGATCCACGGTCTGGGCGGATTGCGCATCGGCTGGGGCTACGCGCAGCGCGCGGTGATCGACGTCCTGAACCGCATCCGCCAGCCCTTCAACCTGTCCAACGCGCAGCTCGGCGCGGCCGAGGCGGCAGTGCGGGACGTGGCCTATACCCGTTGGTGCGCCACCGAGAACGCCCGCTGGCGCGCCTGGCTGCGCGCGGCGTTGGTGCAGATGGGCATCGGTTGCGATGAGAGTCACGCGAATTTCGTCCTCGCGCGGTTTGCCAGCGCCGACGAGGCGGACGCCGCCGACGCCGCGCTGAAGGCCGACGGCATTCTGGTGCGCAAGGTCGCCGGCTACAAGCTGCCCGAATGCCTGCGCATTACCGTGGGCGACGAGGCGGCCTGCCGTCGCATCGTCGGTGTGCTGGCGGCGTTCAAGGGGGTGCGGTGA
- a CDS encoding amidohydrolase translates to MSNQPHTDPVIDLLAPAYAALADRIWDTPELRYGETRSAGEQIATLRAAGFRVTEGLAGIPTAFMADWGADGPLIAFLGEFDALAGLSQAAGVAVKTPLEQGGNGHGCGHNLLGAGAMLAATALRDHLRDTGRAGRVRYYGCPAEEGGSGKTFMARAGVFDGVDAAFSWHPGSFNAVSPARSLANVQVYYRFHGRAAHAAASPELGRSALDAVELTSVGVQYLREHMPEKARIHSAITQTGGLSPNVVQDHAEALYLIRSPEPADALALFERVTRIARGAAMMTETEMTFEVDKACSSLLPNRVLDRLMQAELERLGNPGFDPEDHRFAAAIRDTLGPQDVGAAYRMFGIDPPAEAPILHEGTLPLAPETLILPGSTDVGDVSWQTPLTQCTAATCALGTPFHSWQLVAQGKSAMAHRGMIHAAKAMAGAAERLIADPALLAEARAEFAARTAARPYASPLPDDVLPPPLRQRAAQ, encoded by the coding sequence ATGTCGAATCAACCGCATACCGATCCGGTGATCGACCTGCTGGCGCCCGCCTACGCGGCACTTGCGGACCGGATTTGGGACACGCCGGAGCTGCGCTACGGCGAAACGCGCTCGGCCGGCGAACAGATTGCCACCCTGCGCGCCGCCGGCTTTCGCGTGACCGAGGGGCTGGCGGGCATCCCCACCGCGTTCATGGCGGACTGGGGCGCCGACGGGCCGCTGATCGCCTTTCTGGGCGAATTCGACGCGCTGGCGGGCCTGAGCCAGGCGGCGGGGGTGGCGGTGAAAACGCCGTTGGAACAGGGCGGCAACGGGCACGGCTGCGGTCACAACCTGCTGGGCGCGGGGGCGATGCTGGCGGCGACGGCGTTGCGCGACCATCTGCGCGACACCGGGCGCGCGGGGCGCGTTCGCTACTACGGTTGCCCGGCGGAAGAGGGCGGCTCGGGCAAGACCTTCATGGCGCGGGCGGGGGTGTTCGACGGGGTGGACGCGGCCTTCAGTTGGCATCCCGGCTCGTTCAACGCGGTCTCGCCGGCGCGATCTCTGGCCAATGTGCAGGTCTATTACCGCTTTCACGGCCGCGCCGCCCATGCCGCCGCCAGCCCGGAACTGGGCCGCTCGGCACTGGACGCGGTCGAACTGACCTCGGTCGGGGTGCAATACCTGCGCGAACACATGCCCGAAAAGGCCCGCATCCATAGCGCCATCACCCAGACCGGCGGCCTGTCGCCCAATGTCGTGCAGGACCATGCCGAGGCGCTGTATCTGATCCGCTCGCCCGAACCCGCCGACGCGCTGGCCCTGTTCGAACGGGTGACACGGATCGCCCGGGGCGCGGCCATGATGACCGAAACCGAAATGACGTTCGAGGTGGACAAGGCCTGCTCAAGCCTGTTGCCGAACCGGGTGCTGGACCGCCTGATGCAGGCCGAACTGGAACGCCTGGGCAACCCCGGTTTCGACCCTGAGGATCACCGCTTTGCCGCCGCGATCCGCGACACCCTCGGTCCGCAGGACGTGGGCGCTGCCTATCGCATGTTCGGCATCGACCCGCCGGCCGAGGCGCCGATCCTGCACGAGGGCACGCTGCCCCTGGCCCCCGAAACGCTGATCCTGCCCGGTTCGACCGATGTCGGCGATGTCAGTTGGCAAACCCCGCTCACCCAATGCACCGCCGCCACCTGCGCGCTGGGCACGCCGTTTCACAGCTGGCAACTGGTCGCGCAGGGCAAATCGGCGATGGCCCATCGCGGCATGATCCACGCGGCAAAGGCGATGGCCGGCGCCGCCGAACGGCTGATCGCGGACCCCGCCCTGCTGGCCGAGGCCCGCGCCGAATTCGCCGCCCGCACCGCCGCGCGGCCCTATGCCTCGCCCTTGCCAGACGACGTGCTGCCCCCGCCCCTGCGCCAGAGGGCCGCGCAATGA
- a CDS encoding thioesterase family protein, translated as MSTLGTLLRDLVPGPDGIAAHIPEGWMQGRTAFGGITAALALAAARLALPDLPRLRTMQVAYLRPIGADVTLHVSLVRAGRTSSFVRVEACAQDAIGATFLFVFGAARPSRHRHDHAPAPALPAPGDCPAFLPGGAGPNFLGRFNLKLAEGPHLVTGSDTPAFTTWSRLADDSDVPPEIALVCIADSLPPAAMTGFRTLAPISTITWTLDLARIPDRNDWISIRTASLQADEGYSVQDMALHDAGGRLIGSAQQLVALFD; from the coding sequence ATGAGCACCCTCGGCACGCTCTTGCGCGACCTGGTGCCCGGTCCCGACGGCATCGCCGCGCATATCCCCGAGGGGTGGATGCAGGGCCGCACCGCCTTTGGCGGCATCACCGCCGCGCTGGCGCTGGCGGCCGCCCGCCTGGCGCTGCCCGATCTGCCGCGCCTGCGAACGATGCAGGTGGCCTATCTGCGCCCGATTGGGGCCGATGTGACGCTGCATGTCAGCCTGGTCCGCGCCGGCCGCACCAGCAGTTTCGTACGCGTCGAGGCCTGCGCGCAGGATGCGATTGGCGCGACGTTCCTGTTCGTCTTCGGCGCCGCGCGGCCGTCCAGACATCGCCACGACCACGCCCCCGCGCCGGCCCTGCCCGCGCCCGGGGATTGCCCGGCTTTCCTGCCCGGGGGTGCGGGGCCCAACTTCCTGGGCCGCTTCAACCTGAAACTGGCCGAGGGGCCGCACCTGGTCACCGGCTCGGACACGCCCGCCTTCACCACCTGGAGCCGCCTGGCCGATGACAGCGACGTGCCGCCCGAGATCGCCCTGGTCTGCATCGCCGACAGCCTGCCCCCGGCGGCGATGACCGGGTTCCGCACCCTCGCGCCGATCAGCACCATCACCTGGACGCTGGACCTGGCGCGAATTCCCGATCGCAACGACTGGATCAGCATCCGCACCGCCAGCCTTCAGGCCGACGAGGGGTATTCGGTGCAGGACATGGCCCTGCACGACGCCGGCGGGCGGCTGATCGGCTCGGCCCAGCAGTTGGTCGCGCTGTTCGACTAA
- the rpsD gene encoding 30S ribosomal protein S4, with protein sequence MTKRTAAKYKIDRRMGENIWGRGKSPVNKREYGPGQHGQRRKGKLSDFGTQLRAKQKLKGYYGDVTEKQFKRIYAEAARVKGDTGENLIGLLERRLDAVIYRAKFVPTIFAARQFVNHGHVTVNGSRVNIASYRVKEGDVVAIRDRSKQMALVMEAIASAERDVPDYLDADHSKMTVTFVRTPGLGDVPYPVQMEPNLVVEYYAKN encoded by the coding sequence ATGACCAAACGCACCGCTGCCAAATACAAGATCGACCGCCGCATGGGCGAAAACATCTGGGGCCGTGGCAAGTCGCCCGTCAACAAGCGCGAATACGGACCGGGCCAGCACGGCCAGCGCCGCAAGGGCAAGCTGTCCGACTTTGGCACCCAGTTGCGCGCCAAGCAAAAGCTCAAGGGCTACTATGGCGACGTGACCGAGAAGCAGTTCAAGCGCATCTATGCCGAAGCCGCCCGCGTGAAGGGTGACACCGGCGAGAACCTGATCGGCCTGCTCGAGCGCCGCCTGGACGCCGTGATCTATCGCGCCAAGTTCGTTCCGACCATTTTCGCCGCCCGCCAGTTCGTGAACCACGGCCATGTGACCGTGAACGGCAGCCGGGTGAACATCGCCTCGTATCGCGTCAAGGAAGGCGATGTCGTCGCCATCCGTGACCGTTCGAAGCAGATGGCGCTGGTGATGGAAGCCATCGCCTCGGCCGAGCGCGACGTGCCGGACTACCTGGACGCCGACCATTCGAAAATGACCGTGACCTTCGTGCGCACGCCGGGTCTGGGCGACGTGCCCTATCCGGTTCAGATGGAGCCGAACCTGGTCGTCGAATATTACGCGAAGAACTGA
- a CDS encoding ComEC/Rec2 family competence protein, with amino-acid sequence MAGLLAAIAVARGALFPLVPVLLGIGVGAYFALPVEPGAPALTLLAGGLTLAAAAALTGPGDWRPLALALALVLAGPLLAAWRTQQVAAPVLGWHRYGPIEGRIVGIDRSGSDAVRLTLDRVVLPDVAPGRVPRRVRVSILGPLDIDPVAGARVATTGLLAPPGGPVEPGGFDFRRLAWFDGLGAVGYTRNPVVTLARPEPGLALALTRLRLRIAGGIRQRLPGEAGGFVAAILTGDRSGVGLQTTEALRRSNLAHLLAISGLHMGLLTGVVYGVLRALLAMVPWLALNWPIRRIAALGALAAAAVYLALSGGNVATQRAFVMAAVMLGAVLAGRRAVSLRSVALAALVLLVWRPESILSAGFQMSFAATVALVATFRWLRDRKQAQRLARSRSPPGRSARWLAPILGAVTTSVVAGLATAPFAAAQFHRAAEYGLLANILSVPLMGVLVMPAAVLAAALWPLGLEGIGLSLMALGARWILGVATWFAGIDAALRPIAAPPTWVMPLLSLGALWLILWPARSRWLGLGAMAAAFAGWGLAARPALLIDGEGALVGLWSPAGRVLSRSRGAGYTALAWLESDGDGADQATAAARPGFEPVEGGVRFVFDGEVWVHLTGRRGERALADQCHDGRRIVIDARIDTAPPGDCRILDAAALARSGALALEPGGTVLSARQRAGDRPWTGP; translated from the coding sequence CTGGCGGGGCTGCTGGCGGCGATCGCGGTGGCGCGCGGGGCGCTGTTCCCGCTGGTGCCCGTCCTGCTGGGGATCGGCGTGGGTGCGTATTTCGCGCTTCCGGTCGAACCCGGCGCACCGGCGCTGACGCTGCTGGCGGGCGGATTGACGCTGGCCGCGGCGGCCGCGCTGACCGGGCCCGGCGACTGGCGACCGCTGGCGCTGGCGCTGGCGCTGGTCCTGGCCGGTCCGTTGCTGGCCGCCTGGCGCACGCAACAGGTGGCCGCGCCGGTTCTGGGCTGGCATCGCTATGGCCCGATCGAGGGGCGGATCGTCGGCATCGACCGGTCGGGCAGTGACGCGGTGCGCCTGACGCTGGACCGCGTGGTCCTGCCCGATGTCGCGCCCGGGCGGGTTCCTCGACGGGTGCGCGTTTCGATCCTGGGGCCGCTCGATATCGACCCGGTGGCCGGGGCCCGGGTCGCGACGACGGGTCTGCTGGCCCCGCCCGGCGGGCCGGTCGAGCCCGGCGGGTTCGATTTCCGCCGCCTCGCCTGGTTCGACGGGCTGGGCGCGGTCGGATACACGCGCAACCCCGTGGTGACGCTGGCGCGGCCCGAACCGGGCCTTGCGCTGGCCCTGACGCGGTTGCGCCTGCGCATCGCCGGCGGCATCCGCCAACGGCTTCCGGGCGAGGCGGGCGGCTTTGTCGCCGCGATCCTGACCGGGGACCGGTCTGGCGTGGGCCTCCAGACGACCGAGGCCCTGCGCCGCTCGAACCTGGCGCATCTGCTGGCCATCTCGGGGCTGCATATGGGGCTGCTGACGGGGGTGGTCTATGGCGTGTTGCGGGCGCTTCTGGCGATGGTGCCCTGGCTGGCGCTGAACTGGCCGATCCGGCGCATCGCCGCGCTGGGCGCGCTGGCCGCGGCGGCGGTCTATCTGGCGCTGTCGGGGGGCAATGTGGCGACGCAACGCGCGTTCGTGATGGCGGCGGTGATGCTGGGTGCCGTTCTGGCCGGACGACGCGCGGTGTCGCTGCGGTCGGTGGCCCTGGCGGCGCTGGTGCTGCTGGTCTGGCGGCCCGAGTCGATCCTGTCGGCCGGTTTTCAGATGTCCTTTGCCGCGACCGTCGCGCTGGTGGCGACGTTTCGCTGGTTGCGCGATCGCAAACAGGCGCAGCGCCTGGCCCGCTCGCGCAGCCCGCCGGGCCGGTCGGCCCGCTGGTTGGCGCCGATCCTGGGCGCCGTGACGACCTCGGTCGTGGCCGGTCTGGCAACGGCGCCCTTTGCCGCCGCACAGTTCCACCGCGCGGCCGAATACGGTCTGCTGGCCAACATCCTCAGCGTGCCGCTGATGGGCGTGCTGGTCATGCCGGCGGCGGTTCTGGCGGCCGCGCTCTGGCCGCTGGGTCTGGAGGGTATCGGCCTGTCCCTGATGGCGCTGGGCGCGCGCTGGATCCTGGGAGTCGCCACCTGGTTCGCCGGGATCGACGCGGCGCTGCGCCCTATCGCCGCGCCGCCGACCTGGGTGATGCCGCTTCTGTCGCTGGGCGCGTTGTGGCTGATCCTGTGGCCGGCCCGGTCGCGCTGGCTGGGGCTTGGGGCGATGGCGGCGGCGTTTGCCGGTTGGGGCCTCGCCGCCCGGCCGGCGCTGCTGATCGACGGTGAGGGGGCGCTTGTCGGCCTCTGGTCCCCGGCGGGGCGTGTGCTCAGCCGGTCTCGCGGCGCGGGGTACACGGCGCTCGCCTGGCTCGAGTCCGACGGGGACGGCGCCGACCAGGCCACCGCCGCCGCACGGCCGGGCTTCGAGCCGGTCGAGGGCGGGGTGCGGTTCGTCTTTGACGGCGAGGTCTGGGTGCATCTGACCGGACGGCGCGGCGAACGGGCGCTGGCGGACCAGTGCCACGACGGTCGGCGGATTGTCATCGACGCGCGCATCGATACGGCCCCGCCCGGCGACTGCCGGATCCTTGACGCAGCCGCGCTGGCGCGCTCGGGTGCGCTGGCCCTGGAGCCGGGCGGCACGGTCCTTTCCGCGCGCCAAAGGGCCGGCGACCGGCCCTGGACCGGGCCATGA
- a CDS encoding Hint domain-containing protein, translated as MSSVSGFSGVYAVEWAQTAPGEEWGLPPDLMAVGMSWRWRGTARRLDAGIATLWLDSPADRDDPRRRARDRMRRLALAAMPQAQSAPEPDTPADSMLLTDGRRIYPARIVRQGARLLAVFHPLLPPPDRELWVAGLSLVDATRAPRRAGVICFLPGTAIATPHGARAIETLAPGDRVLTRDNGPQPVVWRGETRLSGAELFLHPHLRPLRIRADALARGRPEGDLLISPGHRLLLRAPALLGEAEVLVAAEDLEDGRAIRRDFGIDSVRYIHLMLERHEIITANGQPCESFHPGMADPRVLAWHARSLERVAPGLASDPGRFGDPARRCLTRGEAGILAPSAA; from the coding sequence ATGAGCAGTGTATCGGGTTTCAGCGGCGTGTATGCCGTCGAATGGGCGCAGACTGCGCCCGGAGAGGAATGGGGGCTGCCGCCGGATCTGATGGCGGTCGGCATGTCCTGGCGCTGGCGCGGCACGGCGCGCAGACTGGACGCCGGCATCGCGACGCTGTGGCTGGACAGCCCCGCGGACCGCGACGATCCGCGCCGGCGCGCGCGCGACCGGATGCGGCGCCTGGCGCTGGCGGCGATGCCACAGGCCCAGTCCGCGCCCGAACCCGACACCCCGGCCGATTCCATGCTGCTGACCGATGGCCGCCGGATCTATCCGGCACGGATCGTGCGGCAGGGCGCGCGGTTGCTGGCGGTGTTCCACCCCCTGTTGCCGCCGCCCGACCGCGAGTTGTGGGTCGCGGGGCTGTCGCTGGTCGATGCCACCCGCGCGCCGCGCCGAGCCGGCGTCATCTGCTTTCTGCCGGGCACGGCGATCGCCACCCCGCACGGCGCGCGGGCCATCGAAACACTCGCCCCCGGCGATCGGGTGCTGACGCGCGACAACGGCCCGCAGCCGGTGGTCTGGCGCGGCGAGACCCGCCTGTCGGGCGCCGAGCTGTTCCTGCATCCGCACCTGCGGCCGCTGCGGATCCGTGCCGATGCCCTGGCCCGCGGACGCCCCGAAGGGGACCTGCTGATCTCGCCCGGGCACCGGCTGTTGCTGCGCGCGCCGGCCCTGCTGGGCGAGGCCGAAGTGCTGGTCGCGGCCGAAGATCTGGAGGATGGCCGCGCCATCCGCCGGGACTTTGGCATCGATTCCGTGCGCTATATCCACCTGATGCTGGAGCGGCACGAGATCATCACCGCGAATGGCCAGCCTTGCGAAAGCTTCCACCCGGGGATGGCCGATCCGCGCGTTCTGGCCTGGCATGCGCGCTCGCTCGAACGGGTGGCGCCCGGGCTGGCCTCGGATCCGGGGCGGTTCGGCGATCCGGCGCGGCGCTGCCTGACCCGGGGCGAGGCCGGAATCCTGGCCCCCAGCGCCGCCTGA
- a CDS encoding prephenate/arogenate dehydrogenase family protein: MARVYERVALIGLGLIAGSMAHAMKRHGLAGHIAGHARSAETREAARQIGFVDSVHATAAEAVQGADLVVLAVPVGAMEAVAREIAPHLRPGATVTDVGSVKQAVIDAVGPHLPQAVHFIPGHPLAGTEHSGPYSGFASLFENRWWLLTPPDGADAEAVARLRRLCEGMGANVDTMEAGHHDMVLAVVSHTPHLIAYTMVGVADHLRRVSQSEVIKYSASGFRDFTRIAASDPTMWRDVFLTNKDATLDILGRFTEELFVLQRAIRMGDGDHLFDYFTRTRAIRRGIIEAGQDTDAPDFGRGRKG; this comes from the coding sequence ATGGCGCGTGTGTATGAGCGGGTTGCCCTGATCGGGCTGGGCCTGATCGCCGGGTCGATGGCCCATGCGATGAAGCGCCACGGTTTGGCCGGTCACATCGCCGGGCACGCACGCAGCGCCGAAACCCGCGAGGCGGCGCGGCAGATCGGGTTTGTTGACAGCGTTCACGCCACGGCGGCCGAGGCCGTGCAGGGCGCCGATCTGGTGGTTCTGGCGGTGCCGGTGGGGGCGATGGAGGCCGTCGCGCGCGAGATCGCGCCGCATCTGCGCCCGGGCGCAACGGTTACGGATGTGGGGTCGGTCAAGCAGGCGGTGATCGACGCGGTCGGCCCGCACCTGCCGCAGGCGGTGCATTTCATCCCCGGGCACCCCTTGGCCGGGACCGAGCATTCGGGCCCCTATTCGGGCTTTGCCTCGTTGTTCGAAAACCGCTGGTGGCTGTTGACCCCGCCCGACGGGGCCGATGCCGAGGCCGTCGCGCGTTTGCGCCGCTTGTGCGAGGGGATGGGCGCGAACGTGGATACGATGGAGGCTGGGCATCATGACATGGTGCTGGCCGTGGTGTCGCACACGCCGCACCTGATCGCCTACACGATGGTTGGCGTGGCCGATCACCTGCGCCGCGTGTCGCAAAGCGAGGTCATCAAGTATTCGGCCTCGGGGTTTCGGGATTTCACGCGGATCGCGGCCAGCGATCCGACGATGTGGCGCGACGTGTTCCTGACCAACAAGGACGCGACGCTGGACATCCTGGGCCGCTTCACCGAGGAGCTGTTTGTGCTGCAACGCGCCATCCGCATGGGTGACGGCGATCACCTGTTCGACTATTTCACCCGCACTCGCGCGATCCGGCGCGGCATCATCGAGGCAGGACAAGACACCGACGCGCCCGATTTCGGCCGCGGGCGAAAGGGCTAG
- a CDS encoding glyoxylate/hydroxypyruvate reductase A: MTILFAAGDWRWPIWEAPLRAAMRDAGLDDGALTLRADPATVEAMIYAPNAETPDDFTPYSRCKAVLSLWAGVERIVTNRTLTQPLCRMVDPGLTQGMVEYVTGHVLRTHLGMDTLSRTRWQPVPPPLAAERPVAMLGLGTLGTACGQALACLGFPVLGWSRRAKDVPMIECHHGREGLRGVLEQAQIVVTLLPATADTENTLNAETLSWLPAGAAIVNPGRGTLIDDAALLEALDSGQVGHATLDVFRIEPLPQDHAYWAHPRVTVTPHIAAETRPATAAQVIAENLRRLRDHEPLLHRVDRAAGY, encoded by the coding sequence ATGACCATCCTTTTCGCCGCCGGCGACTGGCGCTGGCCGATCTGGGAAGCCCCTCTGCGTGCCGCGATGCGCGATGCCGGGCTCGATGACGGCGCGCTGACCCTGCGCGCCGACCCCGCCACGGTCGAGGCCATGATCTACGCCCCGAACGCCGAGACCCCCGACGATTTCACGCCCTATTCCCGGTGCAAGGCGGTGCTCAGCCTCTGGGCCGGGGTCGAGCGGATCGTCACCAACCGCACGCTGACGCAACCTTTGTGCCGCATGGTGGACCCGGGCCTGACCCAGGGCATGGTCGAGTATGTCACCGGCCATGTGCTGCGGACGCATCTGGGCATGGACACCCTGTCCCGGACGCGGTGGCAGCCGGTGCCGCCACCCCTCGCCGCCGAACGGCCGGTGGCGATGCTGGGGCTGGGCACCCTGGGGACGGCCTGCGGGCAGGCGCTGGCCTGCCTGGGCTTTCCCGTGCTGGGATGGAGCCGGCGGGCAAAGGACGTGCCGATGATCGAATGTCACCATGGGCGCGAAGGGCTGCGCGGCGTGCTGGAACAGGCGCAGATCGTCGTCACCCTTCTGCCCGCCACGGCGGACACCGAAAACACGCTGAACGCCGAAACCCTGTCCTGGCTGCCCGCGGGCGCTGCAATCGTCAACCCGGGGCGCGGCACGCTGATCGACGATGCGGCGCTGCTGGAGGCGCTGGACAGCGGGCAGGTCGGTCACGCGACCCTCGATGTCTTCCGCATCGAGCCCTTGCCACAGGACCACGCCTATTGGGCCCATCCCCGCGTCACCGTCACCCCGCATATCGCCGCCGAGACCCGCCCCGCCACCGCCGCGCAGGTGATCGCCGAGAACCTGCGCCGCCTGCGCGACCATGAGCCGCTGCTGCACCGCGTGGACCGCGCCGCCGGGTATTGA
- a CDS encoding extensin family protein: MRAVLLILSLILGAGTALAEVPWHSLFPRPRPAQLGGPAVGVPVTDNAVVQALAGTLAAPGIAPGIAPGSVAEETALAVARSLVPRRRPSGLRAPTRPVQPVRAVAAATGATGATGPVRAGLCNTRGLTGRELPPITSRTRGCGVDAPVSVTAVQGIPLSRPATLGCDAAVAFDRWVREQMLPAVGSRGGGVTQIRVIGDYSCRTRNSQPGARISEHGRGRAIDFAGYRLANGDVVTVQGDWGRGRNGRALAQMYRGACGIFGTTLSPAADRYHQDHFHFDVASYRSGPYCR, translated from the coding sequence GTGCGGGCGGTTCTGCTGATCCTGAGCCTGATCCTGGGCGCCGGCACGGCGCTGGCCGAGGTGCCGTGGCACTCGCTCTTTCCGCGCCCGCGTCCGGCGCAGCTGGGCGGTCCGGCCGTGGGCGTTCCGGTGACCGACAACGCTGTGGTCCAGGCGCTGGCCGGCACGCTGGCCGCGCCCGGTATTGCCCCCGGTATTGCCCCCGGTTCGGTCGCCGAGGAAACCGCGTTGGCCGTCGCCCGCAGCCTGGTGCCGCGCCGACGCCCCTCGGGGTTGCGGGCGCCGACGCGCCCGGTGCAGCCCGTGCGCGCCGTGGCGGCGGCCACCGGGGCCACCGGGGCCACAGGGCCGGTCCGGGCGGGGCTGTGCAACACGCGCGGCCTGACCGGCCGCGAGTTGCCGCCCATCACCTCACGCACGCGGGGGTGCGGGGTCGATGCGCCGGTCAGCGTGACGGCGGTGCAGGGCATTCCGCTGTCGCGCCCGGCGACGCTGGGCTGCGACGCGGCCGTGGCCTTTGATCGCTGGGTGCGCGAGCAGATGCTGCCCGCCGTCGGCAGCCGGGGCGGCGGGGTGACGCAGATCCGGGTCATCGGGGACTATTCCTGCCGCACGCGCAACAGCCAGCCGGGCGCCCGGATTTCCGAACACGGGCGCGGGCGGGCGATCGATTTTGCCGGCTACCGGCTGGCGAACGGCGATGTGGTGACGGTGCAGGGCGACTGGGGGCGGGGGCGCAACGGTCGCGCGCTGGCGCAGATGTATCGCGGTGCCTGCGGGATTTTCGGCACCACGCTCAGCCCGGCGGCGGATCGCTACCACCAGGACCATTTTCATTTCGACGTCGCCAGCTATCGCAGCGGGCCCTACTGCCGTTAG